A single genomic interval of Dromiciops gliroides isolate mDroGli1 chromosome 1, mDroGli1.pri, whole genome shotgun sequence harbors:
- the MRI1 gene encoding methylthioribose-1-phosphate isomerase: MSLEAIRYHRGSLHILDQLLLPQQSHYEAVTSVRQAWEAIRAMKVRGAPAIAIVGCLSLAVELHDGAGGPGREALVTFVQDSLNYLVTARPTAVNMAQAAREMTEVAMQEAGQEGATEGAVRERLICWAEHMLEKDIKDNQSIGDHGAQHLLDLVAPEGGQVTVLTHCNTGSLATAGYGTALGVIRSLHALGRLKHVFCTETRPYNQGARLTAYELVYEKIPATLITDSMVAAAMAHKEVGAVIVGADRVVANGDTANKVGTYQLAIVAKHHGIPFYVAAPVSSCDLSLKTGQEIVIEERPGQELTSLCGTRIAAPGIGVWNPAFDVTPHELITGGIITERGVFSPKELQMVLTSKTS; this comes from the exons ATGAGCCTGGAGGCGATCCGGTATCACCGGGGCTCCCTGCACATCCTGGACCAGCTGCTGCTGCCCCAGCAAAGCCATTATGAGGCTGTGACCTCCGTGCGCCAGGCCTGGGAGGCCATCCGGGCCATGAAG GTTCGGGGCGCTCCGGCCATCGCCATAGTGGGCTGCCTAAGCTTGGCTGTAGAGCTGCACGACGGTGCAGGGGGACCGGGACGTGAGGCCCTGGTGACCTTTGTGCAGGACTCACTAAACTACCTGGTGACAGCCAGGCCGACTGCAGTCAACATGGCTCAGGCCGCCCGGGAGATGACTGAGGTAGCTATGCAGGAAGCTGGACAAGAAGGGGCCACTGAGGGTGCCGTCCGAGAGAG gttGATCTGCTGGGCTGAGCACATGCTGGAGAAAGATATCAAGGACAACCAGAGCATTGGGGACCATGGAGCCCAGCACCTTCTGGACCTTGTGGCACCAGAGGGTGGCCAGGTGACTGTGTTGACCCATTGCAACACGGGCTCATTAGCCACTGCAGGCTATGGAACAGCCCTGG GTGTGATCAGATCTCTTCATGCCCTGGGCCGCCTGAAGCATGTGTTCTGTACGGAGACCAGGCCTTACAACCAGGGTGCCCGGCTGACGGCCTATGAGCTGGTGTATGAGAAGATCCCCGCCACCCTCATCACTGACAGCATGGTAGCTGCTGCAATGGCCCACAAGGAGGTGGGAG ctgtcATCGTGGGAGCAGACCGGGTGGTCGCCAATGGTGACACCGCCAACAAAGTGGGGACTTACCAGCTGGCCATTGTTGCCAAGCACCATGGGATCCCTTTCTACGTGGCTGCCCCTGTTTCCTCTTGTGATCTCAGCTTGAAGACAGGGCAGGAGATTGTCATCGAGGAGCGGCCGGGCCAGGAGCTGACCAGCCTCTGTGGGACCAGGATTGCTGCCCCAG GAATTGGAGTTTGGAACCCAGCCTTTGATGTCACACCTCACGAGCTCATCACTGGTGGCATCATCACAGAGCGTGGCGTCTTCTCCCCCAAGGAACTCCAGATGGTCCTGACCTCTAAAACCTCCTGA